The Acropora muricata isolate sample 2 chromosome 4, ASM3666990v1, whole genome shotgun sequence genome contains the following window.
ACGAGTCCCTCCTATTTTCAAATGTGGCAATGGAACAATTTGCGATGGAACAGAAGGTTTATGCGTAGTCCTTAAAAGATTTGCATATCCTTGCCGTTATTCGGACATGATTCCGATATTTGGCCGATCAGTGTCAGAACTGAGCATCATCAGCAATGAGGTCATTGACTGGATCTACACAGAACACAGGCACAGAGTTACTCAGTGGAACCACAGCATTTTGGACCCGACCTTACTAAGCACATACGCCAATGCAATCTTCGACAAAGGTGCAGCTCTCGATAACTGCTTTGGTTTCATAGATGGAACCGTGCGCCCCATTTGCCGACCAGTTGTGAACCAGAGAACAGTTTATAACGGACACAAGCGGGTCCATAGTCTGAAATTCCAGTCAGTCACGCTTCCAAATGGTTTGATTGCCCATCTCTTTGGCCCTGTAGGTAAATACCTTATTTCTTTCGGTTTTCCTTGTTAAAATGTCCTGAATCACCCAAAATACCTAGTGTCGTTAACATATAAAGGATGACGTTTAAAAAGTCATAAACAATATACTCCTTACCTTCCTCCCCCTCACCACTATGAGACTTAATTAGCAGTTGGACTATTCAGTGACTCTATGTAGAAATCCTTGTAGAAATACTTTCTGCATGACACACCGTTTCCTTGCTTTAAATCCAACAGAAGGGAGAATGCATGATGCCAGAATGTTGGCTGTGTCTCAATTGTATGATGACCTCGAAGTGTTTGCTTTCAACCCAGCCGGAAGAGAGATGTGTTTGTATGGAGACCCAGCATACCCTCTCAGGGTTCACCTTCAGGCACCATTCAGATTTGGTATTTTAACCAGGGACATGGAGATATTCAATGAATAAATGAGTGCTGTTCGTTCATCCGTAGAATGGCTTTTTGCGGATGTGATTAACTATTTTAAGTTTTtggattttaaaaagaacttaaaGATTGGCTTAAGCCAAGTCGGAAAAATGTATCTAGtttgtgcaattttgagaaatgCATTAACCTGCCTTTATTCAAACACTACAGCTGGTTACTTTGGAGTTGATCCACCAACACTGAATGAATATTTCAGTTAAGAGTGCTCTGTTCTGTTGGAAGTTGAGTCAGACATGAACTATTAACATTTTAAGATCAAGTTATTTTCTTGTTTACATTTTCTTCTGCATACTAACCTTGTCAAGAGTTTTGTCCAATCCCACCTCACTTCTTCCTTTCCTCCCCCCTCCCCTAAAAAAACAGTCTACTCCTTACAAAGAAACATGAACCATAACAGTTGGTCCTTGAAAGCTTAATTTAATAAAGACATGACTTAATTTAATAAAGACATGACTTGAAATCTGGAATACAAAGATTTAGCTAACCACAACAATGCTAGAAAAACCTTGTCCATGAAGCTCATttcaagaataacaacaacaaaaactgctTCAATGCTGCTTCAGGTTAAGactgtaaaaattttaaaatggtcagtttataTAAAGTTGTCATTAAGAAAGAAATTACTTATTGATTACTTTTTCAAGTAAGGTCATCAATGCTTTGCTTTGTTGCTCTTGCTGTTGCATCATAAGCATCTGACTGTTCATTAACTGCTGTTGGCTCTGTTGCTGCTGCTGATGCATCATTCTCAGCATTTCTGTCTGCTGCTGTTGGATGTGCATTTGTTGTTGATAACTGACTTCCATTTGCTTCTTCTCAAATTCTTGTTGCTGTTTCCTGATGtcaatttcttctcttttcaGTTCATAGTTGAGCTCAGCTCTTTGTGACAAATAGAGCATTGCATCGCTGCCTCTTCGACGCTTATTTTTACTGTTATCTTCTTCACTTGCACAAGTAGACTCCCTCTTTCTGGTCTCCGATAATTTTTCCATAGCCTTCAGCCTTATGCCTTCCGCTTTTGCCCTGtcactttcaattttttctttctttgctgaATCCGCGTCATGAACTTCCGCATCTGCACTTTCTTCTAAAGCTATAATCGTATCCAAAGCTAAATCTAATTCGGAAGGCTCGTCTGGTGTTATACCCGAAGCTTTTTCCTCATCTCTCAGCTTTTTCTTGTGCCTGTTCACAAGGATTCCTACGTGATCTCGAACCGATCTTTTATCAACAAAGAACTTGGGAACCAAACATTTATTGAGAGTGTCCGCAATTTTTTCCCAAATACTGCTTCTCTGTGTGGATCCCTTTTTCGTCATGTAAGGGTTTACGTTGGCAACTTCTCTACACAGGATTAGGTCGTGGTCTTTTGTCCAACACATCACCGGACTAAGAATAAACAACGACAACACTGAAGTGAATGACAGAGTTCTAAATTCTCAAAATATATATAAtcttccacaaaaaaaaaaaaataaaaaaacacaacaaatcgGTAGTTCTTTCGGTAAACCGATGAGTAAAGGAAGCGAGGGtataagttaaaaaaaaaaaacactgaaggGCGGCACAACTTACTTGGAAGATTTTGTAGCACCCGAAGCCATTCAGCCTTCGCTCTGTCAACCTACACGCATGTATGATTTTATAAGAATGTCAAAACTTTGTCACTCTTGCTTTGTAAATTTCGCTGGAATAATTGCACATACATTCAGGCTTCAAAGTATATTCGTAGAAGGCAAATATTTCACGGAtttgttcaaaacaaaagcaattactATTCACGTTTTCTGCACGACGCCAAATCTCTCTGACTCAAGTCCTCTACGCCACGCGACGCGGTAAATCTGTAGGCGAGAGCATGCGCAGGACGCTTTTtctgtgaaaaattacttccggcCGCGTCGCAGAACTGTCGCGTCCCAGATCTAAAGTTCCCTAGTAACTTACGGAAAACTTCTGTGAGGGTTGACCTTTTTAAGTTTGAGCACAACGAGTGGGAACTTGTAGTCGTACTTGTTGTCCAAGGTCGGTATTATTGCTACACTGTCCTTGAatattcgctctgatgaagggctaacacttgaaacgcAAATTTTGTTATCTATACACGGTAGAAATTTGACCCAcaccaacttgtttgataccaaattttagtgtttcatttGCAGGCTTGTCTTCTCATGATTATGTGTTGAAGCTAAGATTGTACCAACAATCTATGGGAAAATAGATGGCACTTCGATATTTACATATCAGTACACTTGGGCTTGCAAGGTTggcagttttttgttttatttgtttttcaatgtagATTTTATTACTATGAATACTATCGGTGTGGATTTTGTTGGCCAGTGGTTCTAGTACGTTCAGCCCAGGTTGTCGACTCAACAAGGCTATGATATCAGTGGAAAATCTATGAAACTTGCGCATCGAAATTTTCAGGTCGTCCCCGTGATGATTATGTCAAACGAACAAAGTTATGGTAGCAGACGACATAAGTTCATAAAACAGATGCAGTTCTTACTTCGGGCAAATTAGGGCAGCTCCAAGTCTTCAAATTCGTTTTGCAAGTCTTTAATAGGGATCATGGGAGGTTTAATCACCAAAATGATTCAACCCTTCACTGCTTTCTTGTTTGCCTGTAGGATTATGATGCATATGGACACGGAGGTCGGATTTTACCGTGTAGGGGAACACTTGCAGTCTGATTACATGATTCGTTTGAAAGCACACGCTTGCATGTCAGTAATTTTTAGAGGGTTTGAATGGGGGGGGTCCACTTGTCGGTTAAAATTCAGTTACTTTGTCGGTAGTCGGTTAAAATTTTCTATCTTTGTTGGTAGTCGGTTATAATTTTCGATCTTTGTCGGTTGTCGGTAAATCTCAGctaatgattaaaaaatgcatGTTGATTATTAATGTTTGTTATAAAATTTACCTAGTTTTAAGTCTTTGAGCCCGATATGACGTGTAAAACTTGTAACTTGAAAGATTGCATCATTTGATATATAACCCAGATGGAAACTTATATTTAAACCCCATTACGGACTAATATTATTTCTAAGGCACATTTTTTTTGTAGTAAGCTCGTTTCTGAAACACAAATTTTCACGaaaaacagcaaatggaaaaaaTTGAACGAGTAGAGAACAACATAAACATTAAGTCATCCATCTATCTTAACTAAGGAACTACCGTGATGCATCCATCACACTCCGTTAAAACCTATTCAGACTAATAGAGCGTTCTGACTTACCGTTGAGCTCACTACTTCCTTCATCAGATATTGAATTTGGCAGTTCTAGTTGCTACTGCCCATCTGTTACTATACCAAAGTTCTCGCATTTTTGCCAGGTGAAAGAGCTTCAGCAAAAAACCACCAGTTCCGAACAAAAGAGCTTGCTCCGTCAATCCGAAAATGACAAAtgtgacaaatgttcaattttgccttctctatgtcc
Protein-coding sequences here:
- the LOC136913409 gene encoding involucrin-like, with amino-acid sequence MASGATKSSNPVMCWTKDHDLILCREVANVNPYMTKKGSTQRSSIWEKIADTLNKCLVPKFFVDKRSVRDHVGILVNRHKKKLRDEEKASGITPDEPSELDLALDTIIALEESADAEVHDADSAKKEKIESDRAKAEGIRLKAMEKLSETRKRESTCASEEDNSKNKRRRGSDAMLYLSQRAELNYELKREEIDIRKQQQEFEKKQMEVSYQQQMHIQQQQTEMLRMMHQQQQQSQQQLMNSQMLMMQQQEQQSKALMTLLEKVINK